The Nostoc sp. KVJ3 sequence TACAGGCAGTACAAGGATGAAGCACTCGCTACTCTCACCAGCAATCCCTACCAGTTAGCTGCTGACATTTACGGTATTGGTTTTCTGAGAACTGATAAAATTGCCTTTAATTTAGGAGTTGCGCCTGATAGTCAGTTCCGTTACCGTGCTGCTTTAATTCATGTTTTGAACGAAGCTGCTGCCGATGGGCATTGCTATTTACCCCAGCCAAAACTCATTGAGAATGTTATCAAACTGCTGACTACAGCAGATCACACACCCGAAGAAGATACCCTCGCTGATATTATCAAAGACATGGCACTCAAGGATGACTTAATCCGCGAGAAAAGCGAAGACCAAACGCTGCTATGTTATCTACCAACCTACTTTCACACCGAACAGAACCTTGCTCAATTAATACAATCTAGATTTTGCCAACCAGTTGCACAAGATATGCCTCGTGTTCGCGCCTGGATTGAGCGCTTCACCAAGAGTCGTAAAATCAAACTTTCACCACAGCAACGGCTAGCGGTAGAAATGGCTGCATATTCAAGGGTAATGATTCTTACTGGTGGCCCCGGTTGCGGTAAAACTTTCACCACCCAGACCATAGTCTCTCTGTGGAAAGCAATGGGCAAATCTATCGCCTTAGCTGCGCCAACTGGACGCGCTGCTCAACGCCTGAGTGAAATCACACAACTCGAAGCCAAGACGATACACTGCTTGTTGGAATTTGACCCAAAGACAATGGGCTTCTTACGCGATAATCAAAACCCTTTACCCCATACCGCAATTGTCGCGCTAGAAGCTAGTATGCTTGATTTGTTTCTGGCATCTTCTTTGGTAAAGGCGATACAATACGGTTCCCAACTACTGCTAGTGGGTGACATTGACCAGTTACCCTCTGTCGGTCCCGGTCAAATCCTTGCTGACTTGATTAATTCTGGTCACGTTCCGGTGGTGCGGTTGACCAAGGTATTTAGGCAAGCCCAACAGAGCGCAATTATCACCGCTGCTCACCAAATTAACCGAAGCCAGTTTCCCACTATTGAACCGATTTCCGATAATCCCGTGTCTGAGTGTCTGTGGCACGGCGGCGGTCATCACCCCAAACATGGTCTTAAAGCAATATCCGAAATCATTACAGACTTGATTCCCCACCTGGGTTACAATCGAGCTACTGATGTGCAAGTGCTTTGCCCCATGTCGCGGGGTTTGCTTGGGACTCGTAACCTCAATACCGTATTGCAGCAGTTGATTAATCCGCCCAGTCCCGACAAAGTAGAGATTACCAGGGGCGGGAATTTATTACGAGAAGGCGATCGGATCATTCAACTGACTAATGATTATAATCACGAAATTTTTAATGGCGACTTCGGAATTATCAAGGTCATTGATCCTGAAGAGATGGAAGTTACTGTGCAGTATCGTAAGCATACTGTCGTTAGGACCAGAGCAGACTTAAATCAAATTGCCCTCGCCTGGAGCCTCACCATTCATCAAAGCCAGGGTTCTGAATATCCGGTAGTGATTCTGCCAATTTATACGCAGCCTTATATGATGTTGTCTCGTGAACAGTTGTACACAGCATTAACTTCTGCCAAGCAGTTAGCGATTGTCGTTGGTTCCAAGAAAGCGATATCCAAGGCTTTGCGTTCTAGTGATGGCCAACTGCGATATACGCGATTACAGCAGCGGTTGGAAAGCGCTTTTTTGCACCCGACGATTGCAATTTAGAAATGTTCAACTTAACAATTTCACCCGGCTTGCGGTTGTTGCTCTCAATCAAGAGTGAGAAAAGAAGTAGCTAGTAGTTCGCTTTCGTCACGAAAGTGGGGTAAAGGGGAAGGGGGAATGGGTAAAGGGTTTAAATCCCAAACCCAGTTCCCTTTCCCCTTTCCCCAGTCCTCACAAGCGCATTTTTGGGTTGGCAGACTACTAGCTGTGCTTTCGCCCCGTGTCTCGTAAGCGACGGCGGGGCATTTCATTACTGGTAAGTGCCTTGGCAATTCTTGAGAAACTACTTCTCTAGCTCCCGTTTGCGGTTCTAGAAAAAAAGTGTCTTAAACACAAAGCAATCAAGCCGCCAAAGGCGGCAAGGCAGGAGGCAGGAGGCTCAGTTGGCAGAAGGGACACCTCTCCCATGAAGGGAAGAGGTTTGTGCTACGGACGCATCTTTTCTCGTGCTGTGCATCGCACTTCGTGCCGCAACGCTAACGAAAAGAATATTCCTACTTTTTCGCCCACTAGGGGCGAGGTTTGTACCTTTTCTTCCAACTGAGCCTCCTGCCCTCTGCCTCCTGCCTTTCTTTTATCAAACCACTCTCAAAAAATAAACTAAAAATGACTCTATAGTTTTATGGCGTGATAACGCTTAAAAAGCAGTACACTGCCGCGTAAATAAACTTTGGAGGACGCTCTTTGACCTCTTATATCATTTATTAACTATAAAGTCATTTTTAGTTTATTTTTTTCACTTACTTTTAGGTTTTTCAAAATAAATACCCTGCTGAACAATTGCATAACAGTATTGTGTTTGTCACGCTCCTCAGTATTAGAGGTGTACTATACGCAAAAATCGAGAAATTTTCATTCGCTTGAGGATGAGTTGAAACGCCCATTTTAAAGGACAATAAAAATCAGACACTATAAAACCAGACGAAACTACTATTGTGTCTGATTATTAAGGGAGTAATAAAAATGACGCTCTCTCTTGTCCACATAACAGCCCATAGAAAGGCGATCGCTTCCTTGCCAGTAGCGCAGGCGGAGGCGAAGTTGATTGCGCTGTGGTTGGAGGGAAAAGCGTCGTCTTCTATTCGGGCTTACCAGCGATACACTAGGCGATTTCTGGATTTTCTGGACAAGCCGCTCAAAAAAGTGACTTATGAAGACTTGGTAGAATACGCTAGTTCTTTTGGGGGCAATGCCGAAAGCACAAAGCGGATATACATAGCTTGTGCTAAAAGCTTGATTAGTTTCGCTCATAAAATTGGATATCTCCCTTTTAATGTGGGTATGGCACTAAAACTGGGTGAATTACCAGATGTAATCAACGAACGCTATCTTGATGAAGCTGATATTAAATTGTTGGTACGGGCAGCCAATAAGCATTTAGCTGATGCGAAAACTCCCAAACGACAGTACACAGCCCTACGTAATTTGTTAATTATCAAACTCTTGTATCAGGCAGGGTTACGGGCAAGTGAAATCTGTAATTTAACTTGGGTAGATTTGACACCCCGCAGTGATAGTGGACAGGTGTACGTGAGAAAAGCCAAGGGGAGCAAAAATCGCACAATTCTCATTAAGCCGAAGCTGTGGGCAGAACTAATGGAGTTCAAAGGTCAAGCTTTACCAAAAAACGCAGTTTTCCGAAGTCAAAAAGGGGGACATCTCGACCGTCAAAACTTGCACCCGATTGTCAAAGCAATTGCACAAGAAGCTGGATTAAGCGAACTGGTTTCTACTCACTGGTTACGTCATGCCCACGGTTCTCACGCGATTGAGCGCGGGACTAATCCAGTGCTGGTGAAAGAAACTTTGGGTCATGCCAATTTAGCCATCACCGATCGCTATCTTAAAGCTAGACCTAATGACAGTAGCGCTTTAAACTTGATGGATCTTTGACATTTACACAAACTCTAAGATTTTAACCAGTGAGAATGCAGCACAAATAAGAACCAGTGGCATCGATTGCTACTGGAAACTAAGCAGAAAAACTGCTTTCAAATGCCAAAGGGATTTTTCTCTAGCCAGCCCCCTCCATAGGCAACACTTCAACCGATAGCCATTCATAAAATTCAGGAACTTGAGATTCCACAAGTCGCAGTTCATTTGCCGCGATCGCTTCAAGTTCCAGCACCGTCTCCCAGCGCAGATCACTCTGCCATCGCTTGAGAATGCCTTTAATTGCCTCTACTCCACGAGAAATACCAGAGCGAAGTATTTCTACGCAGTGGAGTAGCGTAATGCGATC is a genomic window containing:
- a CDS encoding AAA family ATPase; this encodes MPAPLKVDLSPIEDQALLALTQAKGIPPRTQSRATVLRLSAAGWTVLKIAQYLKWHPQTVRDTIHRWYWGRLDSLWDCSRPGRRRRWHNPNMKSLLQFKISLFSYQLIFILFSYISYIYLMLFLHSHGVSTTYAVRIYRQYKDEALATLTSNPYQLAADIYGIGFLRTDKIAFNLGVAPDSQFRYRAALIHVLNEAAADGHCYLPQPKLIENVIKLLTTADHTPEEDTLADIIKDMALKDDLIREKSEDQTLLCYLPTYFHTEQNLAQLIQSRFCQPVAQDMPRVRAWIERFTKSRKIKLSPQQRLAVEMAAYSRVMILTGGPGCGKTFTTQTIVSLWKAMGKSIALAAPTGRAAQRLSEITQLEAKTIHCLLEFDPKTMGFLRDNQNPLPHTAIVALEASMLDLFLASSLVKAIQYGSQLLLVGDIDQLPSVGPGQILADLINSGHVPVVRLTKVFRQAQQSAIITAAHQINRSQFPTIEPISDNPVSECLWHGGGHHPKHGLKAISEIITDLIPHLGYNRATDVQVLCPMSRGLLGTRNLNTVLQQLINPPSPDKVEITRGGNLLREGDRIIQLTNDYNHEIFNGDFGIIKVIDPEEMEVTVQYRKHTVVRTRADLNQIALAWSLTIHQSQGSEYPVVILPIYTQPYMMLSREQLYTALTSAKQLAIVVGSKKAISKALRSSDGQLRYTRLQQRLESAFLHPTIAI
- a CDS encoding tyrosine-type recombinase/integrase — encoded protein: MTLSLVHITAHRKAIASLPVAQAEAKLIALWLEGKASSSIRAYQRYTRRFLDFLDKPLKKVTYEDLVEYASSFGGNAESTKRIYIACAKSLISFAHKIGYLPFNVGMALKLGELPDVINERYLDEADIKLLVRAANKHLADAKTPKRQYTALRNLLIIKLLYQAGLRASEICNLTWVDLTPRSDSGQVYVRKAKGSKNRTILIKPKLWAELMEFKGQALPKNAVFRSQKGGHLDRQNLHPIVKAIAQEAGLSELVSTHWLRHAHGSHAIERGTNPVLVKETLGHANLAITDRYLKARPNDSSALNLMDL